Sequence from the Rutidosis leptorrhynchoides isolate AG116_Rl617_1_P2 chromosome 3, CSIRO_AGI_Rlap_v1, whole genome shotgun sequence genome:
taacagagttctgatcttagggtcaagtccaacacgacatttatcctcagcatcccatttggctGAAGTGAGAACAACCTCTCAGCCAGGAATGacaggagtgtcagcagtagctagaatgctatcaatagtctcagttgggacaaatggaccatctgtggcaatactagacatgagtgggtcaatagactccaggtgaagcatgaaccttgccttccaagtttcatactcatcttcatcaaatttgggtggtctattggatgagccattttcaaggtaagctgtatttgagtatgtagccatgagagaattcagatccaagatattaaattatcaagactgaagccctgataccagttgttggtcccttgataaacaacatgagtattgtagaggggggtgaatacaattctttttaattaacttaacagttaaacacaatttagtattcaagcaagtaaattaaatagagttaaaggtaaattttcaacggttattctttattgattaaatcacaaagaattacaactatccttggcggaatgatagttggttgatacagatttacctaagtatagctacagagtgtgttctaagctattacacgttttggactctaaataaacaaacccacaccactagttgttacaatagtggatacatcaatttatactagtcctattatccgtgtaattgttctattgtccactggtacataggatgtctgtacttgtggggacaactgcatcagggAGCGTGCTCTCCTCCttgctctttggtagctatttataggaacaccccaattcggtttggtaccactatttgtttaaacatatagaATGTTGttttccctaggcattgacaaagtataacacatgtctgcacatgcgttaaacttctgcattgccacgtggtcttgtaaggtcacttgtcagccgctgacgcgtgtccttttctgttcaactttgtctttgacttctattgaatagtacgattgatgtagaccactcaggaaaccactatgtttGTAATGAagcatagttgtcttgtgtagtaagctgcattccagctatacTGGTTCTTCATtattgagtcacttgatattcttaaattgctgagtacacatcttgtgcttaattgaagaatactgtctaccttgtgctagtagactaggcagcaaactaaacactcgacacaacaatatctgctgtctatacataaacaaacttgtgatggctgcacataacattttagtgcaaataaattacagttttgtcataattgaatccttaattattttggggactcaacagtttTCTTGATTCCTAAGTTATTTCCTTGTTATGTTATGCCTATATAAACCTCCTAATGTAATCCATACCATGTATCACGTATtctatcaataaaatctctctagtttggTCCGTTGATTAaagtaatcaacctttgattacatataaccacgttaaattatcGTGTTCTTATTTTCTTGTTTATTATCTTCGTTTGTCTATTGTGGGAGGGTGATTTTTATGGAAATCACTCTTATTGTTGGGTCCTAAATCCTAATaattggtatctagagcacaaAGTTTTGAGTTTGGGAATATGGCGGAAGACGGGAAATTTAGAATCGATAGATTTGTGGAAAAGACttcggcttttggaagatgcacattgaagattacttgtatcaaaagaagctacatcaacccTTGTTGGAGATCAAACCCGAAGGCATGGATGATGCCGATTGGTCTCTTTTGGATCAccaagctttgggtgcgattcATCTTTCTCTTTCTAAGAACGTTGCGTATAacattgtgaatgagaagacgaatTTTGCATGTTTGAAGTCTCTCTCTAACTTGTATGAAAACCCTACGGCGGTGAATAAGGTTTTTCTTATGCGACAATTGTTTAATACGAAGATGATGGAAGGTTCGAGTGCAACGGATCACATCAACGAATTCAATAATATTATatcaaggcttgaatcggtagatctcaagtttgatgatgaactaaaagcactaatcttgctttcatcgttACCAGAAAGTTGGTCgtgtacggttaccgcggttagtatcTCTACGGGAACTATCAAGCTAGCGTTCGAAAGTAATAGGGATTTGATTCTCGatgaagacactcgtaggagaaactcgggggaatcatCATCCGAATCCTAGGCAAGTGCCGACAATCGTAGTAGGAAGATTGATCGTGGAGAGAAGAATGGTaagaagaagtctaagaagaggtatccatcaaaAGACCGAAGTGAAGatatttgttggggttgcaatcaaaaggggcactttcaaaggaattgcaagaATTCTCCGACGAAAGGTGTTAACTTTACCACGGAAGATacggatgatgcacttttatgtagtgttgaagatTCGGTGGAGTCTTGGATCTTGGATTCGGGAGTTTTGTTTCATGCCTCACCCACTAGGAGTTTGATGAAGATTTTTCGATCGTATCAAGATAAGGTTAGATTGGCGAATAATAAAAAGCTTGAAATTGAAGGTATAAGAGATGTTGTATTGAAAACTACTCTTGGTTTCAATTGGACTTTGAAAGACGTGAGGTTTATTTCTAAGTTGAAAAGGAAGCTTATCTCGGTAGGTAAATTAGATGAGGAAGATaatgcggttacttttgaaaatcgACAAttgaaggtggttaagggtagtagggttgtggctcgtggacataatgggggaactctttatatggttgaggtgtttggTGAAGACACAGTGGTTGCTATAGTTGATATTGGAAGCAATTccactctatggcaccgaaggctCGGGCATATGAGTAAAAAGGTATGAAGATGCttttttcgagtgggagaattccgaatTTGAAGAAAGTGgagcttgggttttgcgaaccatgtacatatgggaagcaaaagaaggtgactttcggGAAATTGGGGAATGCGccaaagttggagaaattggagctagttaatacggatgtgtttggtcaaCGAATGTAAAAATCAcacggaggttctcgctattatatcactttcattgacgactccactcgaaaggtatgattttattttcttaaagctaaatccgatgtatttgatacttttgtgaagtggaaagctatggtagagaaTGAAAGTAACTTAAAGGTGAAGTATTTAAGTCGGATAATgaaggggaatatggtagtcttgagtttaaagaccattgtgcaaagctcggtattaagaTGTTAAAGACGGTACcgaagacaccgcaacacaatggggtcgccgaacgtatgaatcgtacgttgaatgaaagggctaagagtatgagactacatgccagtTTGCCTAAGacgttttgggcggatgcggttaatacggcagcttatttgattaataggggaccctcaacaccattgaGTTTTCGAATTcacgaggaagaatggcaaggtaaaaaggtgagttatagtcgttaatctttgggtgtaatgcatatgtgacgCCAAGGATGCGGATAGAGAAAAGCTTGAGGCTAAGTCAAAGAGGTGTACTTTCATTGGTTACGGTTCGGATGAGATGGGTTATCaatgttgggataacgaggctagaaaagtgattcgttctcgTGCTGTTATCTTTGATGAGGATTCGGTTTATGGCAAACCGAAAACGGGGAGTCCTAACCGGATTATGTTACTTTTGATgacgtttctattgatgatctAGCAGATTCTAGTGGGAGTTCGGTGAATTGCCAAATAATGGTGAGGCGTCACAAAGTGCTAATGATGAAGATAGTTCGGAAAGCAGTGATAGTTCCGAACATAGTGAGAGTTCTAGTGATGAGAATGATGATAATGAAACCGGCCCAACCATACCTgttgctcctacactaagacgtTCTACTAGAGTGCCCaagcctaatcctaggtattcttcatcaacaaactacttgatctataccgagaatggtgaacccgagagttactttgaggcaatacaatctaaagaatccatacaatggaagATTGCCATGAAATAAGAGATGGGgttacttgagaagaataaaacttggtcactagtgaaattacttCATGATAAAAGGGAattgcaaaacaaatgggtgtaaCGGATCAAGAATGaattggatggcaagaaaaggtacaaggctcggttggtggtcaaaggctttcaacaaaaggaaggagtTGATTACAACAAGATATTTTCatcggtagttaaaatgactactattttGTTGATACTTTCTatagttgcatccgaagacttacatctagaatAATTAGATGTGAAGACCACATTCTTACACAAAGATCTTcatgaagagatctatatgaagaaacccgagggctttgaggtaaatggtaaagagaagtgggtttgtaagctaaagaaaagtttgtatagattgaagcaagcacctcggcaatggtacttgaagtttgatgagtttatgaagaaaattgatttcttaagatgtgaagcagaTCATTGTTGTGagttgaagaaattcaagtcttcttatatcATCTTGTtattttatgttgatgatatgatatgTTACTTGCGGGTTCTAACATGCCTGAAATCAACAAGTTGAAAAGATTACTTTCTCATGATTTCGAGATGAAATACCTTAGTGGTACTAGGCAAATACTGGGGGTGAGTATTGTGCGTGACCATGTGAAAGGTACTCTATATTTGTCTCAAACTAAAaacattgagaaagtagtagagagattTAACATGGAGAAtttaaaggctcgttctatgcctttgggtagctcgTTAAGGTTATCGAATAATCAACCACCTAAAATGGAAGAAGACAAGGCGAATATGGAGAAGGTTCCGTATGCATCGACCGTGGGTAGTGTTATATATGTcatggtttgtacgagaccggATATTGCTCATTCAGTGGGAGTAGTAAGCTGCGATATGTCTaaaccggggaaagagcattgtaaagcggtcaaatggttgctttgtTACTTGAAAgatacttctaatatgggattgtgtttcactaacaataatgtcatacttagaggttatgcggatgctaatttgggtggatgtgatgattcagggaaaagcactacgggttatgttttcacattaGGGAAGACGGCGATTATTTGAATGTCTCGACTACAAAGAAGTGTTGCTTTATCAACAACggaagccgaatacatggctattgcggaagctactAAAGAGCTTGTATGGTTGAAAGACTTCTTGTGTGAGTTGGGGAAAAgataagactattgcgtcttgtattctgATAATCAAAATGCGATTCATCTTGGAAAGAAtctggtgtttcatagtcgtacgaaacacatcaagttgAGGTATCACTTTCTTCGACAACATATAAAATATGGTACTTTAATTTTGAAGAAAGTTCTTGGTTCGAAGAATCCCGCGGATATGCTTACTAAGGTGGTGACGACGGACAAGTTAAGATTTTGCATTGCCTCAAccggtcttctcatgaattgatgagagaagatgacctactagagagatagagagatagagagatGGTTGTTCGAgtctaacaagaagtgttgaagaccttgtatcgaaagtttaCTCATTCAACATATgtgatgagtgtgcgtgtcccaaatggaattTTGGTGGTATGTATGTTGGGTTGACGAAGACTAGGTTTTGTTAAAGTCACcatcaagtgggagattgttgaagtgAAGTTGCTTGAACAAAAATCGAAGAAACAAGAAGCTCGCGACCGCGGGCATGAATGTCGCGATCGCGAGTGCTTCAGAAACAGGAGCACGCGAAGTGGAATGATGGATTCGTGGCTGGAGGTTATGCTTGGGACAGATCTCACGATCGCGAGAATATAGGCAAGGAGTGCCTCGCGATCGCGAAAGTGGGTCTGACGGGCCAAAGTTTCCAAAACCGAGTTTTCTTGATccctaagttgtttccttgttaTGTTATGCCTATATAAACCCCCTAATGTAACACATACCATGTATCACGAATTCTATCAATAAAATTTCTCTAGTTTTGTCCGTGAATTAAAGTAATCAAtctttgattacatataaccacgttaaattattACGTTCTTATTTTCTTTGTTATTGTCTTCGTTTGTCTATTGTGGAGGGTGATTTTTCTGGAAATCACTATTATTattgggtcctaaatcctaacaaaCATGGCATAATGTTAATATTACTATGCTAATATCTTCACTTACTTTATTAGCTTTTTTTCCAGATAATAGCTTTAATTATCCTATAAAAATTTAACACTGTGACGTGACATAACAATCAAAAAATGATGTTTTATGCACCGAATGTgtatacattatataaagcgcgCGATGATAATTCTACGTGTAAACTTCTGGTTAATTCATGACACGTGTCAACTCATCCTTTATTCATGCCACGTGTCACTATATCAATTATTTTCATATATTAATCGAATTATTAGATTTTCTAATTTAATTTGATATACATATTTTATtacctaaaatattatattatattaccatatactattatattatattaatatcatatattatatattatattattattattataaaattgctttaaataatgataaaaaatattttttgaaagggggatgattctcacacacacttttttgatcctcacacaccaattgagtattattagaagagtaaaaagttaaaataggtgtgtgaggatcaaaaaagtgtgtgtgagaatcatccccctttttgAAACGATACAttgaattaatataaatatttataatatttatttatataaatggtCATATATTGAAAATCATTTACAATGTTTTTattgtaataaaatttataaatagatatttctttattaacattattaaattatttatgaatgatattttatatgATATAAAATTAATTTGCAGTTTGTGCATAAATTTAACAAATTACGTTAATATAATATTATGTATATGCACGAGCTCATGTTGTCAATCGAAGTTAAATGGTTATTTGATAATCTTCAAATGTATGTCTGCTTTGCTTCGTTTGAAATTGTGATATAATGGAATTAGTTTGTACTAAAAATATATACAATTAGAAACGTACATAAATATTATTCTTAACGATCGGTGTTAAAATAGCTTTTTAGATGCTCATGTTAGGTGTTTTATAGATTATTtgttaattgaagttaaaatgatACCAACAGACGAACTCATAATCTATGCATTAGTATTTAATACTAATGTTTTCGATATAAATGTTATCAGTAATAAAGAATTTTTTATTGTAATTTTATTATACATTTAAtaagtatcaatattaacattatcgactactaatttatataaatgtcgtgcaacgcacgagctcataaaactagtaaCATGATATGAATGAACCGTGTTTTTCCATTACATAAAACAACATTTATTATTTATTGGTCTTTACAGATTAAATAATTTAACAagtgaaaaaaaaaacaaaataaaaatagtaAGACAAATTGACAAATATAAGAATTAAGAGAATACATACATAGCATAGCAATATACTAAAAACAAAAAATAAAGTTAATTATTGTAGGCGTTTAAAAGTGATTTTCAAAGTCATGATTTTTATTATGTTTAAATCACATAATAAATTATTCATAGATCACACCACATCAACCCCTTCCTGCTATCTTCCAATTCGTACCAATAAAGACTCAGTCAACACACATTTTTCCCTTTATATAAACCTTGAACAATTATTATTCatagaaaaaaaaaaacacacaactTTAATCAACTTCATCACTTGATCTTCAAAACCCATAAAAATCTTCCAAATGGGTAAAATCTTAACCATACTTTTTTGTATTTTGATATCGAATTCGATCATTTCAAGTGCTCAAAATTGCGATACTTTCACGTTCACAAATAACGCAATATATGCATCATGTGTAACTTTACCCGTACAAAACGCCCATCTTCATTGGAACTACCATGCTAACAACGGAACTGTCGACGTGGCATACCGACACACCGGAGTTTCCACGTCAACATGGGTTGCATGGGGTTTGAACGTTGGTGGGTCAGGTATGGTTGGTACACAAGCACTTGTTGCTATACCAAATGCAAACGGGTCGGTTCAAGCTTATACTTCGTCCATAAATAGTTACACTACATCGTTACAACAAAGTCCGTTAAGTTTTAACGTGCCGGTGATCAGCGCTGATAGTGTTAATGGTGATGTGGTTATTTTTGCTACTTTGGTATTGCCTAGTGGAAGAACTAGTTTTACTCAAGTTTGGCAAAATGGTCCGGTTTCAAACGGGGTACCGGGTGCTCATAATATGGCTTCGGAGAACACTAATGCAGTTGGAACGGTGAATTTTGTCACCGGTCAGGTTGGTGCCGGCGGTGGGGTTGGTGGGTCAGTACGTCACCGGAGAAACGTAAgccatatttttaaataaataggagtaataaataattacatatattcATGGGCGGTACATAGTGGAGACAGATAGGGGCATCCggatgtccaaaaaaaaaaaaaaaataacactaaAAAAAGTTTTTTATTATTGTTTATCCTCGCTAtcaataaaaatttataaattttttttttctttcatcagtattcggtttcaagttcacacacacacacatatatatacacacacacacacacacatatatatatatatatatatatatatatatatatatatatatataattgataaaagGCTTAGGTTCTTTAAAACCTCACCTATTTCATTGAAAAACAAACAATAGAAAAACCTCACCTGTTAAAGGTTTTTTTTTAACAATTTTTTCTATTGTTTatgtagtttaaaaaaaaaaaaaaaaaaaaaaaaaaaaaaacaatagaaaaaattgttaaaaaaaaccatccaggcctagcctgggtggccaccagcactttcagtgaaggggaggtctcgggttcaatcctaaggggtgcccgcatttaatgaccaaactggagaatgacttacctggtagcggtggagggctggcttgccgtttacccggggtttacctgcggtgggggggccaatgtgctctggcccatagtgggttcctcgtaaaaaaaaaaaaaaaaaaaaaaaaaaacaatagaaAAAATTGTTAAAAAAATTTAGTTGAAAAAAAATATTTAATGAACAAATAATGAAGAAAAGAGTGATACTGTTTaagtttatgttatattaaattttaatatggatttttttttttttttttacaaagtggTAGGAAGCTTTATAAGATAGTGCAAGTGATGCTTTaagatacaagttgattaattcaaATTTGTACACTTCTTCTTAATTTAAATTGTATTCTTTATAAAAGTAGAGCATGACTTTTAGAAGATTAAGTTAGTTGGCCGGTTTTTGTACTTAGTCTCATCTTATATAAAAAATATTCTGGCAAGTTTGAATATAGGGTATTTGCTTATGGTAAAAGTTTTGGATTTATTGGTGTAGATACTGGTTTTGAGAAGGTACTAGTGGTTGATATATACATGCCATAAATAAGTCATACTTTGGCTTAAAGATTAATAAATCTTGATAATGACATTAGTATATTTTTTTATCTTATCAATAATGACTCATGTTTAAACATTTGTCTTGATTGGAAATCTTTTTCAAAATTTCTAGAAGTGTGACATCCTGCTAATGTCAAGGCTAAGGCCTGTTAGGTTGAAATTATCATTCTGATATAGTGAAGATTTGGTAATTGGTAATTTGCATATgagtattatttaaaataatatatatattcttgGCTCACATACACTTTTTTGATCcgcacacaccaattgagtattattagaagagtaaaaggttaaaataggtgtgtgaggatcaaaaaaagtgtgtgtgagaatcatccccattCTTAAATTGGAACTGTTCACTATAATATAGTTAACTATTTTGACGCCATGTTTGTttttgacttaatgaacttaatagATTGAAACTTAAGATGGAGAGTAATAAAGGAGTGTTTGTTTTGAACTTATTAAATAAGACGTGTCTTAATACAAAATATTCAAATAAATGTGAATTTCCATATAGGTCCCGAATTTTTAGTAACTGCTATAGTAACCGCTCATGTAGATGGTTAATTTGGTAAATTCAATTATTCAGACGGTTATTCAGCACATAAAACAAACACTAGTTATTTATTTGTCACTTATTTATCACAGACGTCTTATTAATATTCAGACAAGAGAACTTAATAGGAAAAAAAACAAACGGGGCCTTAATGAAATAATAGTTCAAGTAAATCAAATGATCTAGAGTACTTAAGTAGGTTATACCACCTctgtatttcaattaattaatcagTGTTCTGTTAATTTGACAGACTCATGGAGTATTAAACGCCGTTAGTTGGGGAATATTGATGCCAATGGGAGCCATGATTGCAAGATACTTGAAAGTATTCAAGGTGGCTCATCCTGCCTGGTTTTACATCCATGTTGCCTGCCAAATTACAGCCTACGGAGTCGGTGTTGCAGGATGGGGGACCGGACTCAAACTCGGTAGTGACTCAGTAGGTATCAAATACACTACTCACCGAAACCTTGGAATTGCCCTTTTCGCCCTTGGAACCCTACAGGTACTAAACCCCACCACCATCCTTTTCGGTATTGACTGGACGTAAAATTTGGATGTAACAATATGGGCGGGTCACATCGACCGGGACAAACCATGCCAATTTTTTTTAAGTTACGCCGGTTTGGGTTGACCAATTTGTATGAGTCATAACCCAAATTGACCCTCCTTGGTCAAAATTGCCACCTCTAATGTGAACAAGATAACCAGGAATTTTTTTCGACGGgtgtaaaatctaaaaaaaaaaaaaaaaatttaaaaacaagAAAACGGACGTAAAACGTCAAATTTTAACATATAAATACATTAAACATAGAACGTTAACATATAGTTACACTAAAAAAAAATTGGATCCTCGAGGGTGGCTGACCCCGGCTGCCCCTTCTTAGCACCGCCCCTGAATGTGAATCAACTAAACATGAATGTGATTGTGAATGTGTACAGGTATTTGCACTTCTGTTGAGGCCGAAGCCCGATAACAAATATAGGAAGTACTGGAACATCTACCACGGGGGTGTAGGATACACAGTGATCGTCCTTGGCATCGTTAATGTGTTCAAAGGACTCGATATCTTGGACCCCGAGAAGAAATGGAAAAATGCGTACATTGGTGTACTCATAGCATTGGCAGCCATTGCAGGTTCATTGgaatcgtttacttggttcgtggTTTTAAAGAGAAAGAAGGAAGACAAACAAACGGGGCCCGTTGGAAACGGTGCGTACACAGGCAACGGTCATGGTCACGGCCATGGTCACAGTCAGGTAGCATAGAGTTTTTTGAGGTTATATGATCTAATATTTTAGTAGAGTGATGTTTATAGTTTATGTTATTATTGAGGTTGGTTTATCATTTTAGGAGTTATATATATTCTTTTGTCATTTACACTTAGACATGGGTTGTAATATTTTTTGTTATATATATTGATCTATACTTGTTTGTATTGTTATATGCAATTATGTGTATCTTACATTATATTACTACCACAGAACCAAAACAGAATCTTGATCCATATGAATAAGTACTCAATAAAGAGTATGTTAATTACTAACACACTAATCTGATTCAAATGCAAAAATACAAAATGAATATGACACATGAGTTGTTTTTTGTCACCAAAACAGAACAGGTTTTTTTAAAAGCTATCCTTATGTTTTAGTACCTTTTTCAAAGGTGAAGTGAGTCAAGACCCGAAAGAGTGTGCTTCTATTTGCTACTAGTAAATTCACGATATCCCGACTCGATTAAGTATCTAAGTGGAAATGAGACAATAGTATGTACACTGTAAATTACATCGAAACTTCCAGGTTGTTTGTATGATCTACTCCGATTCTTACGAATCCAGGAACTTCATATCAACTCATTCAATATCtggtttattttatgtaattaataAATAGATATTAAATAATTTTTTAAGCATTTATAAttggaccaaaaaaaaaaaaaaaaaccaagtcAACCTATACATAAGTGCACGAGTCAAATGCAGATGAAGATGTGAACTGAAAGAAAATAGACCAAAATAGCATTTCGTTTAATGATGATGTTTAAAGATTGCAGCAACGCGTTATACTCAACGGAAAACTGCAACCGAACCTCTTAGTTAAGCATACCTGCCATAAGAATCAGCCAATCATAGTTGTTGTGAAGATATTCATGGACAGTTGCTTTATGTCTGGTTACAAGCACCTGGATTATGAATAATTTAACTAAAAGAATCAGCAATTAATCAGATAACATGAATTTCGTATTTACACAATATATGTAACCTTCATTACTTGATCTTAAATGTTTCTACTACATCTGATGATCTGTCAAAGTTCGGATCATGTTGATAGTGGAAGAATGTTTTCGTATTTAAGATATATTTGCAACAACCTGATGCCTAATGCGGTCTCTCAATATTGCACTATAGGATCAGTGCCGATTCTAGGATCATAACTCAATGGAGTCCCGAaatatttttcagtaccaattatATTAGATTGATATTTTAGTGATAGTTTaccttaaaaaaaattataaattcaaAAAATATATGGGATCCGAGTAGTATAATTTAGTTGTGTCTTATACAATTTAAAGGAAAAACtacatatttaaaaaatatatggggtcatacatttaaatttagtggtgttctaTACAATTTACCGagtattttaaaattttcaaactagcggtgtcccgtgaccccacgggTTATAACATAGAATCGCCTCTGTATAGGATATTGCAGTTTTGGGGTCACCTTTTAATTTAATGTTCTTTAAATCAGAACACGAGTCCTTTAAGGCCATTGTTAAATTTTACTGTAATTTTTATACCTCTTATTtgattaacaaaaataatattaaacATATTATTTATAAACAAAAAATCAAATTAACTG
This genomic interval carries:
- the LOC139897900 gene encoding cytochrome b561 and DOMON domain-containing protein At5g35735-like encodes the protein MGKILTILFCILISNSIISSAQNCDTFTFTNNAIYASCVTLPVQNAHLHWNYHANNGTVDVAYRHTGVSTSTWVAWGLNVGGSGMVGTQALVAIPNANGSVQAYTSSINSYTTSLQQSPLSFNVPVISADSVNGDVVIFATLVLPSGRTSFTQVWQNGPVSNGVPGAHNMASENTNAVGTVNFVTGQVGAGGGVGGSVRHRRNTHGVLNAVSWGILMPMGAMIARYLKVFKVAHPAWFYIHVACQITAYGVGVAGWGTGLKLGSDSVGIKYTTHRNLGIALFALGTLQVFALLLRPKPDNKYRKYWNIYHGGVGYTVIVLGIVNVFKGLDILDPEKKWKNAYIGVLIALAAIAGSLESFTWFVVLKRKKEDKQTGPVGNGAYTGNGHGHGHGHSQVA